In Artemia franciscana chromosome 14, ASM3288406v1, whole genome shotgun sequence, the genomic stretch AATTCGCGTAACAGCTTTACTAGAAGGTCACCTGGGTAGGATGCACAGTTTTCTTTCAGTCTTAGGAGTTCCTTATAAACAGTGAATTCAGAGACTTCACATATGCCCTCAATCGCTGCACCAGCAATGATAGTATCAATTTTTGATTTGGTGATTGATGGAAATGTGGTAcaaatgtcagcaaaaaaagaattgacttcattAGCTGAGGTTAAGGTACCATCCTCTTTGAGCAGCCTTAGATCTCTGAGTGTTGTCTTACCGGTAAGTCTTTTTACTGAGGAATGCCATTTGTGGGGGTCTATTGTGAGTAAGGGAGTAATTTTATCCCTCACATATGGCCTCTTGGCGCGCTTGTTCAGTTTAACAATATGATTATGCAACTTGGCTGAAACTATGGTATCACCAGTGATATGAAGGCGACAACAGGTTCttattaaattctttataaAAAATTCTCTATAAAACATAGAGACCTCTCATTAGAAGAAGTTAGGatctaattcaatattttccaataagaagcttttaatcttacttttgaactctggtaggcTATTAGCATTTCTCAAAGTATTTGGCAAATAATTCCATATTTCAGTCTggtaaatttgattgaaaaaccaGATGAAATGAGACATCTTGTCTCTGTAACTAGTTGCAATGCATGTTGAGTATCATGTTGGTGGATTTCATCATTCCTTCAAAAAGTTGACATAAACAACTCAGGTGCAGTATTCTACCACCTGTcacttgtttttttggtttgtatttTAACACAGTTGATTCTAATTACAGATACATGAGTTGAAACAAAAGATACACATTGGGAGAatagatagaaaatatataatttgggctaatATTTGCATAGGGGGGCTAGGGATAAAGTTTAATGAGGCTGCATGCACAACGTGATTGCtacaattattataaattgtaaaattaccttaaaaattaatcttaaaaattatttgatattgTAATTTTATGGGAGGGGCAAAGACTGATGCCTTGATTAGATTAGGGTGGAAGAATGGTCACAACTGTCTGTCCTGAGCCAATTTGGtcctgcagtgagttgttagtaataataATCTGAGTACTAAAAGTCCTAGAATATCATCCAACATCCAGTTAATTTTCGTTCTCTTGATTAAATCACCAGCTAAAAGATGAACCTATTAAAGTTTTCCATGCCTATATAGTCTTGGGCTTTATGTAGACCCATTAAAAGGGCTGTGATATATTTGtaagttttataattattatattttcaatcaatgaAAGGTGGTGCAAGTGGTATCTTCATCTCTTATCTAgcaaattaattgaattaagtaaacatttaaacaaaatacaagTAAAGCTAGGGTGCTCCTGTATTCGTCTCAACATCCAGCCCCTCTTAATAATCCTCTGTCTTTTTTCAACTGTTCAAGGAGTAAAGTACCTAGACCAGTTTTAACAGCCTCAGGACCTGGATAGTATGTTCTTTTCCCTGAAGCCTTCTAACCTCCAAGGTCCATATTTTGTACTGGAACTGGAAATTGCTTGCAAGAACATTAACTATTAAGAGATTCAAGTCGATTGCAGGCAGCTGTTTCAATTCATCAATGCtcattaggatttttttttgagcaGGTTTTTTTGCTGAAAGCAAGTAGCAATATTAAatgttaaaacaaacagaaattaacgtGTGTATGAGAGTGGCTACCCCCTCTTCAATCCCTTTTTCTGTACACTTAAGTCTTAAtgtcctttaaatatttctcattaaaattcaataccCATTTgttttgagcagtctttcttaaaggattgttactaaaagtcaaactttagtgtatagAGCAAGAGACGAAGGAGGGGACATTCCtcttatatatagaataatttctgtttttaagttttgatgttgcgccttactt encodes the following:
- the LOC136035800 gene encoding uncharacterized protein LOC136035800, with product MFYREFFIKNLIRTCCRLHITGDTIVSAKLHNHIVKLNKRAKRPYVRDKITPLLTIDPHKWHSSVKRLTGKTTLRDLRLLKEDGTLTSANEVNSFFADICTTFPSITKSKIDTIIAGAAIEGICEVSEFTVYKELLRLKENCASYPGDLLVKLLREFAIFLAKPLSSIINQCFRQQVFPSAWKRAYVCVIPKVRCPKSCDQLQPISITPNLSKVAETFIYSKLMSQVSAHLDPYQYGCLRGSSTTVYLVRMYHLIVEWLNQGSAIVNLLLVDY